From the Equus caballus isolate H_3958 breed thoroughbred chromosome 9, TB-T2T, whole genome shotgun sequence genome, the window TGGCACCTGGTGCCCTGCAGGTGAGGGGCTGTGGCTGTGACAgaggggctgcagggctggggtcGTCGGGTCCTGAcctcatccccccacccccaggccacaCACTACAGCCTCCTAGCCACTCTGGAGCTGCTGGGGAAGCTGTTGCTGGGCACGATGGCCGGAGCCCTGGCTGATGGCCTGGGGCTGcatctctgcttctccctccttcttgctCTCTCGGCCATGCCCATTGTGTACCTGGGTCTGGCACCCAGCACCGTGGCCTGAGCGGGGCTGCTGGACTGGTCAATAAAGCTGTGTGTGCCCGGGGCCTGGCTGTGTCTGTGTTCGGGATGTATGACGTACAAAGCTGTCTTCAGCCTGTGGGGACCATGCCACCAGAAAAGGAGGATCCCTAGAAATGACTTGAACATCTTTTATTCTGCCTTTTAGGGTCCCCTTGCCCCCACACTCCTGGCAGTGGGCTTTATCTGGGGTGGTCAGTCACCGACCTGACCACTGATGTCGTCTTGCCTTTCCCTTGATAAGCTGCCGCACCAGAACCTTCCACCCAGTGGTCATACAGTTCAGCTCATGCCTGCATCTGTGATGTGGGGGGACCAGGGCCCTCCCTCTGCAGGGCAGTCAGCGGCCCCACAGCAGGATCTCCTCTGTGGCCAGGTGCGCCAAGGCATGGAAGCTCAGGTGCAGGTACTTTCTCCAGAAGCGCCGGTCCCGCCCATATACCTGGGCAGGATAGCAAGGGCTTCCTGCGGTGGAACAGGAGACACGGCTCTGAGGACTTGGCAGGTCCGACCCCAGTGCTCCCTGTGTCTTAGCCAAACCTCCCAGGCCCTCACCGATGCCGTGGAAGATGCGGGCCACAGCCCTGcctgagaactgctgctctggcCACGAGGAGAGGAGGTGGCGGATATCCCGGCGGGTCTGGTCCTCCCAgtcctggagctgggggtgggggcataTCCCAGCTTGCATGGCACTGTGTTGCACATGGCCTGCCACGGTGCAAGGCAGGAGGGCAGTGTGCACATGCGCCTCTGCGGTCCCATGGGAAGGGCCAGCACTCACCCTGGCCAGCCCCGGCTCTGGCCCCTGCTCGGCCTCCGTGCCTCGTGgcccttctcctccctcttcctcaaAGTAGTGGCTGAGCACGGCCTTGAGCCTGGCACTGCGCTCCTCATCTGGCTGCTCCAGGCACGGCCCACAGCTGGGGAAGGCTACACTGCAGTGGGAGAGGCCCATCAGAGCTGCCTGCCTTGGGGAGGGTGTGGTGCCCAGGCCCTGCTCACCCTCTCCCGCACCTGTGAAAGGCTCGGAATGTGTGGTGCAGACAGGCCAGGGCCTCCCGCTCTCGGTCCTGCACGCGGCTATAGAGGAAGTCACAGATCTGGTCCTTCTCCTGGGCTGTCAGATCCCCGGGGCTGTGCAGGTGGAAGGCCAGCTCCCTGAACTCCACCAGCACCCCCGTGCCCCGAGGTGCACCTGCCAGAGAGTGTGTCAGACTGGCCTGTGGGCAGACAGGTGGCAAGCAGGGCTGGGGGCAAGGCACACCTGTCTTAGGCTCTGGGTCCCACTGCAGCTGGTGGAGAGCCCGTCGCACAGGGACCAGCTCCCAGCCCATTGAGTCTGCCAGCTGGACCACATCAAACTCCACAGAGCTGCTTCCCTGACCTGTGTTCTCAGGGGGCTGCTGGGCCAAGCACACAGCCAGCGGGGGACACCTGGGCCAGGGGAAAGGATGTGTGATTGGCAAGCCTAGTTCTCCGTTCCTGCCCCCAGCCCGGGTGGGAGGTGTGCTCACCTGTGGGTCAAGGCTTGGAGctgggtggggcccccagggcagcGCAGGTGGCAATGGGCATAGGTAGGTGCCAGCAACTCTAGCCAGTGCTGCGGGTGCAGCTCCAGGTAGCACAGCAAGGTCTCGATGGCTGGGGGGCAGAGCAAGGCTCAGAGAACGTGGGGACATGGGGATGCCCCTCATCCTGCCCCCAGTTCCTCACCCTCCTCTGGCATGTCCAGGGCCTGCACTGTCGGCTGCACTGGGAGTGCCCGCTTGTGGCCTGGGCACCGGGCTGTGTGCTCACTGCTGGGTTGCTCAGCCTCCCGTGGGCACATGGTCACAGGGGCCCTGGCCAAGCCCCTTTCCTGGCTGTGGTCTCCCTCCTCTTCCGGGGACCGCTGGGTGTGGGAGCAGGTGCAGGGTGGGAATGCACGCTGCACCAGCTTCTTCACGGCACAGAAATCAGTGGTCTTGGCGTGCACGTGTCTGCGCAGCTCCCGCAGGTCCTCACCCTGTGGAACGGCCATGAACATGGGCTGTGGCACCAACTGGGGTGGGGGGACGGTGAGTAGAGTGGGTACCAACCTGGGCCTGCAGAAAGAGGTGGCAGTGTGCAGGCTGCCCGTCGCGGCCCGCCCGGCCCACAGCCTGCACGTAGCTCTCGAAGCTTGGGGGCAGCCCTAGATGCAGCACGGCCCGCACATCTGGCCGGTCCAGCCCCATCCCAAAGGCCACCGTGGCCACCACCACCCGCAGCTGGCCCTCCATGAAGGCCCGCTGCACGCGCCGCCGCTCCCGGCTGCACATGCCAGCGTGGTAGGCTTCAGCCACGGCCTCTGGGGCTCGGCCTGCGGGGCAGACGCATAGTCAGTTGGGTGGGGCACATGCCTTGGGTGGGTCTGTGGGGTGTGGTCCTGCCCCTGCCTCACCTCCGggccctggggcccaggcctCACGCAGGCAGGTGCGGAGCAGCGCAGCAACTCGCTCGGTGTCCTCTCGCCTGTTACAGTAGACGATGACAGAGTCCAGGGCACGAAAACGCTCACTCTGCAGCAGTGTCACCAAAGCCTGGGGGGACAGTGGTCAGTGTGGGCACCCAGGAGGCGGGGCCTCTGCTGGGCCCATGTGTGCACACCTACCTGGTCTGGGTCCCTGTCCATGGACACAGAGAGGTGCAGGTTGGCAGGGATGGTGACTGGTCCCCTGAGGACAGCCTCCTCAGCCACGCCCAGGTGCCAAGCCACATCGCGGGCAGTGCTGCGGGTGGCTGTGGCCGTGAGACCCAGGAAACAGTGCACGCCCATGCGTTCCCGCAGCACCTGTGCAGGAGTAGGGGGCAGTAAGGATGCTCAACGCACCCTCCCTGGCATGCTCACCCGTAACCTGGGCAAGGCTCACCTTGCAGACTCGCAGGTAACAGGGTCGGAAGTTGTGGGACCACTGAGAGAGGCAGTGGGCCTCGTCGATGCAGGCAAAGGCAACCGGGGGCAGCTGagtgaggcaggcagggcccccttccccagctccagccagCGCCTCAGGCGACAACATCAGCACATGTACCTGGGCTGCCCGGACCTGAGGACAGCAAGGTCAGGAACACCACCCAAGTGCTGCCTGCTGCCCCCACCTGTCTGGGCCTGTGAGGCCCCTCACCTTCCGCAGGGCAGTGTCCCGCTGCTTCCTGGTCATGCCTGAGTGAATGCAGGTCGCCTTCAGGCCTGGGGGCAAGCCAGACACCTGCAGGTACAGGAGCATAGTGTGCCACAGGCCTCCCAACCCTGACCCTTCCCCAAATGCCTCTCAGGGTTGCTGTGCCCAACAGCTACCACCATCTCCACCCCACGCCCTGTAGGGAGAATACTCAGATCCTGGGTCCTAGGACCAAGGGTTCAGAGCCACCTGTGGGCCTTGGCTCAGGAGCACCAGGAACAAACAGACCACTGTGGGGATGACCCCGTTCTCAGCACTACTCCTCTTGGGGGTGGGCCTGGATCTGGCTAGCCACATCCCTATTGCCGTCGGGCTACTGCCAGGCCTGGGACTGTGGATAGGGCTGGTAGGCTTCTTGCAGTTCCCAGGTGGGGATGGGGCAAGAAGCAGCAGCCCAAGGGGGTCAGAGGAGCTGTGGGCATCAGTTCCTGCCTTCTGCACAGGGCAGAGGGCCCTGTCCGCCCACCTGGTCGTCCATGAGTGACAGGAGGGGAGAGATGACCAGCGTGAGGCAGGGGCTTCGCCGGGCATAGAGCAGTGCAGGGAGCTGGTAGCACAGGGACTTGCCGGCGCCTGTGGGCAGCACCAGCAGTGTAGACATGCCTGTGTGGGACCCAGGGTCAGTAGTGCCACTCTGTAGCCTGGCCTTAGCCCCTCCTCACTGCCTGGCAGCCATGCTCACCAGACAGGATCCGCATGACTGCCTGCTCCTGCCCGGGACGGAAGGCTTGGTACCCCAGCTGCTCTAGGGCCTGGAACACCTCAGCCGGTGTCTCTGTGGACACAGGTCTCAGTCAGAACGGACCCAAGTCACCCTTATCCCTTACTAAAGGCTCTGGGCTGGCCTACTCACCTGCCACCTGCCCAGAGGGCTCCCGCAGATAGAGTGGTGgcatggtggggggtggggaaggggcccTGGGCACAGGCTGCTGCGTGGGTGCCAGCAGCTCAGGCCCAGCAGGCTCTGTATCTTCCTTACCTGCTGGGGGCAGACAGGAGAGAGTGGTGTTGGAGCTCCTGGCTGGGCAGGGGTCATTCTAGGAAGAAGCCACTGACCACAACTTCTCCTGCAGGCCCTCACTCACCAGGGAGTTGGCAGTAGGCAGTGCCGGGCTGCTGGGCTACTTCCTCCAATGTGGGGAGGGTCTGTGTGTCCCCCTCGTCCTCACCACCTTCCTTCTGGGAAGCCAGGGTGGGTTCTGGGCCGGGGTGGGGAGGTGGTAGGGCCTTTTGCTGGAGCCAGAAGTCCCGCCCTTCCAATGAACATAACACCCCCTTCAAGCAGTGTTGGCCCAACCCACCACCCAGGGCAGAGGCCTCACCTGGGTGGGTGCACTGGGATGCCCAGTGGCCAAGCTGCCCACACCAAAAGCAAGAATCCTTGACTGTGGCTCTGAGTTTACCACCCCCAAAACGCTCTCCTTTCTTCTGCCACTTCTGCTTCCACACCTGGGGGGCGTCCACAAAAGAAGGTCACAAGATGAGAGgcaggaggggtgaggggagtgTCTGCTGCCATCTCACCTGCTTACGGAGGAGCCTGCCACGCAGGGCTGGGCCCCGTGCATAGCGTTTCTGCTTCAGGTTGAGCCGCACATAATTACCCCTGTCCTGGATGGCTGGCCTAGAAAGAACACACAAATGGGCCATGCCTGAAGCCCTCCCACCTGGCTGGACTCAAGGTACCCTGCTGGGAGGATGAAGCCATGGTACCTGGGGGCCGCTGGGATGCTGGGCAGCTGTGCCTGCACGGGCTCCCCTAGACAGCCTTCTGCATGTGCTGTAGCCCCAGCTCCTTCTGGTGGGAGTTCTGGTTGGCTGCTGTCCTGCTGGGCCTGTGCAGGGCTTCCCCCTGGCTCCTCACTCCGCCTCCGCTTCTTGCCTCGAGTGTTGCTAGGCTGGGGGCTCCCTGCACTGACTCTGACTGCCTGTAGGGTTGGAGCCTCTGGGGCTGGTAAAGGTGCCTCAGGGCCAGTGCTGGGACCAACGGATGGGACACTTAAAGTCAGAGGCTGTGACAAGTCTGTATCCAGGCCAGGGTGGCAGGCCTCGGGAGCCCCCTGAAAGTCTGGGGCCTCATTGTGACACCTCTGCAGCCAGCCAGGGTCTAGGGAGTTCAGCCGCAGGCTCAGGGAGGCCCGTAGCTGCTGGAGCCGGCCTGGCCTCAGCTGGGGCTTGAGAGCCTGTGGGGGCACCTCACTGACTTCCTCTGGAGCGATGAGGGCAGCCCCCGCAGCAGGCAGTCCTGAGGAGAGCATCTTGGATGAGGGTCTTCGTGGAGGCCGGCGTGTgtggcccagggctggcccagcctgggagagggaggaCAAACCAAGCAGGAACTCAGGCCCCCAGGCTGCTGCAGACTATGAAACTTGCCAGGTCCCCACCCACAAGGGGGGCAAGGGGAgcagcaccaggctggccctgagctcttCTCAGGAGTCATGCCTTGATTAACGCTGGGGTCGTGCCTGGAACTGTGGTAGTGcaagcacgtgtgtgtgtgtggaggggctGCCGGGAAGGAGGGTCTGGTGATCTTGCTCCTGGGCCGAGGCAAGCTCTGGACCTAGCCTGGACGCACTGCGTGCCCAGCCCTCACCCCTCACCTGCAGGGCGCCCTTTAGGTTGGCCTTAAGCCTCTTCCCATAGTCCTGAACAGAAGCCTGAGGGCTTGGCCCTGGAGTCGGATGGGGGCTTTGGGTCGCAGCCCGGTTCAGGTGGGACCCCCAGCAGCTGGGCTCTAACGCCTGCAGGAAAAGACAGCGGGGCCGGACGAGGGAAAGGCTGGTGTGGGGGCACAGGTGTCTCCAGCCTCCCTCCTCAGCCCCCCAAAAGCCGAGGGAGGGGCCAGGCCCTCCTCCACCCTGTTCAATCCTCCCCGCAAGTTCTGTGCCCGTTCTTGGCTCCACCGTGCAGGAAGCTGCCCTGGAGGCTGGGGTGTCAGGGCCCGGGTACCTTCTCGGCCACCGCGGGAAGCGACTGCTCGGGTCTGACACCActggcctggcccagggcctctTTCAGGGCGCGGTACTCCCGGTAGAGCGCTGGGGGCGAGGGTCAGAGGTCGGGGGGGTCAGGGGTCGGGTGGCTTCCCTCCGGCCCCCGCCAGAACCTCCACCCCGTCCACCCCGCGCGCTCACCGCGGGTCTCCTCGGGCGCCGCCTCCACGTCCTCCTGTGAAGAGAGCGCGTCAGCCGGGGGCCGCGCCCTCAGCCCCCCGCCCCCGGGCAGCCCGCACCTGGCCcggccgccgcccgcgccgccgccggaACGCGCGCTCCCAAGCCTGCAGCCGCGCCCGCACGTCCCGCAGCCGCTCCATGGCAGCCCTGCCGCGCTCCGCGCCCCGCGAATCTCCCGCCGCGAGCTCGGCGCCAGCCGCCAGCCAATAGAGGCACTCGGCGACGTCGGAGGCGGGGCGGCGTGGCGGCCACGGGGCTGAGGCAGCCAATCCGGGGGCCCTGGCGGGGAGGCCAATGGGGGGCGGCTACGTCATCGCGGCGCGCGGCGGCGCTGGGCGGGGCGCCCCGgacggcggggcggggccggcggtggTGGCCGCTGCTTCGAGGCCGGTGAGCGAGGCCGGGGGCTGATTGGCCGGCGTGTGCCCCCGGCCCTGCCTGGACGCTGGAGGCGGACGCGGCGCTCGGGGCGGCGCTGACCGGGAGGCGGGGCGGGAGCCCGGGCGGGGCGGCTGCGGGCTGGGAAAGCACCTGGAGCTCCGCGCCGGCCTGAGCGGCGTCGGCCGGGGACGATACACAGGCTTAGATGGGCAGACCCCGCCCGGGAGGCCGAGGGCGGTGGGCTCAGCGCCTCCTGCGGCTCGAGGCCGGGAGGAGCCGGGCGGGGGCGGCCGCACAAAGGCTCCTCCCACGGTGACCACTGGCTGCTTTCATTTCCTCTCGTGACAGGTGCTCGGTTGGTCTGTCCTGTTACAGCGAGGTATGATCGTCCTCGCGAGATTTGTCCAGGCAGAGCGAGGCCGAGGGTTTGGCGTTCGGGGCTCCTCAGGAACCAGTGCCCTAAGGGCTTGTGTTGTGTGTGAGGTCCGCGAAAGCaggggctctggggccagactgcctcctgccccagctcATCACCCAGGCTGTGACCTTGGTCGAGCAAGGCCTAGGTCTTGGTTTTCTAatctgttttcagggggatgacCGGGAAGCAGTTTTGAGGATGAGGTGCCTGGCGCACAGTAAGTTGGCTAAGTGTTGCTGCTGCTGCGGCTGCTGAAATCAGTAGCAGAGGTGACACCTGGGGTACCCTGTGGCCTCAGGCATCTCCTGTGTGCCCTTTGTCAGCTTGGATGTCCCTTCGGCAGTGGCCTCTACCCATCTGAACAATCCCTGGCCTGGGGCCTTCTGAATCCCAAGGGTTTGAGACTTGGTTTCTCAACATGGTTctccagggaagagagagataTTTAGACAGATGACAATGACCTCGGTGGGTGAGGGTTGCTTTCTGCAAACCTCCAGGGGTCTCCATGCCTGCCAATGCTCCTGGAGAGTAGTGGGACAGGGGGTTGCGCTGAGAGCTTGTGTCACTCAGGCTGTCTGGACTCTGTGTTCCCTAGTCCTGGTCATTTCTATCTGCCTGCACCTGTGCTTCCCGCCCCTCTGCTGTGCTGTGAATCCAAGGGTGTCCTGCACGAGGCCTCTacgaaggagaggggagggaactGTGATGTAGCTTCCAGTCCCCTGGGAATGTGCCACCACCTCTAGTGCTTGTGTGTCGGGGGAGGGGCCTAAGTTTTATTCTCCTTTGAGGAAGGGAGGACTTCTGATAGATAGGTTTGTGATTTGAGGGGCAGGGAGTACAGATGGGAGCCCCTGCAGAGCAACAGCCATAAAAAGCATACCCAGGCCAGCTAGTCACTTCTGGTGGCATGCTATTTACATATTGCTTGATGGCTTTGTGTTCCTAAAGAAGCCCCCACACTGCTAGAGAGTGGGGACTGGGAGGTGACCTTGTCCCCCTTTCCACTCTTCCCAGCCCATTGCTAGGCACCTAGCACTTGCTCTTAGGTGCTG encodes:
- the RECQL4 gene encoding ATP-dependent DNA helicase Q4 isoform X4, with product MPPLYLREPSGQVAETPAEVFQALEQLGYQAFRPGQEQAVMRILSGMSTLLVLPTGAGKSLCYQLPALLYARRSPCLTLVISPLLSLMDDQVSGLPPGLKATCIHSGMTRKQRDTALRKVRAAQVHVLMLSPEALAGAGEGGPACLTQLPPVAFACIDEAHCLSQWSHNFRPCYLRVCKVLRERMGVHCFLGLTATATRSTARDVAWHLGVAEEAVLRGPVTIPANLHLSVSMDRDPDQALVTLLQSERFRALDSVIVYCNRREDTERVAALLRTCLREAWAPGPGGRAPEAVAEAYHAGMCSRERRRVQRAFMEGQLRVVVATVAFGMGLDRPDVRAVLHLGLPPSFESYVQAVGRAGRDGQPAHCHLFLQAQGEDLRELRRHVHAKTTDFCAVKKLVQRAFPPCTCSHTQRSPEEEGDHSQERGLARAPVTMCPREAEQPSSEHTARCPGHKRALPVQPTVQALDMPEEAIETLLCYLELHPQHWLELLAPTYAHCHLRCPGGPTQLQALTHRCPPLAVCLAQQPPENTGQGSSSVEFDVVQLADSMGWELVPVRRALHQLQWDPEPKTGAPRGTGVLVEFRELAFHLHSPGDLTAQEKDQICDFLYSRVQDREREALACLHHTFRAFHSVAFPSCGPCLEQPDEERSARLKAVLSHYFEEEGGEGPRGTEAEQGPEPGLARLQDWEDQTRRDIRHLLSSWPEQQFSGRAVARIFHGIGSPCYPAQVYGRDRRFWRKYLHLSFHALAHLATEEILLWGR
- the RECQL4 gene encoding ATP-dependent DNA helicase Q4 isoform X2, producing the protein MERLRDVRARLQAWERAFRRRRGRRPGQEDVEAAPEETRALYREYRALKEALGQASGVRPEQSLPAVAEKALEPSCWGSHLNRAATQSPHPTPGPSPQASVQDYGKRLKANLKGALQAGPALGHTRRPPRRPSSKMLSSGLPAAGAALIAPEEVSEVPPQALKPQLRPGRLQQLRASLSLRLNSLDPGWLQRCHNEAPDFQGAPEACHPGLDTDLSQPLTLSVPSVGPSTGPEAPLPAPEAPTLQAVRVSAGSPQPSNTRGKKRRRSEEPGGSPAQAQQDSSQPELPPEGAGATAHAEGCLGEPVQAQLPSIPAAPRPAIQDRGNYVRLNLKQKRYARGPALRGRLLRKQVWKQKWQKKGERFGGGKLRATVKDSCFWCGQLGHWASQCTHPEPTLASQKEGGEDEGDTQTLPTLEEVAQQPGTAYCQLPGKEDTEPAGPELLAPTQQPVPRAPSPPPTMPPLYLREPSGQVAETPAEVFQALEQLGYQAFRPGQEQAVMRILSGMSTLLVLPTGAGKSLCYQLPALLYARRSPCLTLVISPLLSLMDDQVSGLPPGLKATCIHSGMTRKQRDTALRKVRAAQVHVLMLSPEALAGAGEGGPACLTQLPPVAFACIDEAHCLSQWSHNFRPCYLRVCKVLRERMGVHCFLGLTATATRSTARDVAWHLGVAEEAVLRGPVTIPANLHLSVSMDRDPDQALVTLLQSERFRALDSVIVYCNRREDTERVAALLRTCLREAWAPGPGGRAPEAVAEAYHAGMCSRERRRVQRAFMEGQLRVVVATVAFGMGLDRPDVRAVLHLGLPPSFESYVQAVGRAGRDGQPAHCHLFLQAQGEDLRELRRHVHAKTTDFCAVKKLVQRAFPPCTCSHTQRSPEEEGDHSQERGLARAPVTMCPREAEQPSSEHTARCPGHKRALPVQPTVQALDMPEEAIETLLCYLELHPQHWLELLAPTYAHCHLRCPGGPTQLQALTHRCPPLAVCLAQQPPENTGQGSSSVEFDVVQLADSMGWELVPVRRALHQLQWDPEPKTGAPRGTGVLVEFRELAFHLHSPGDLTAQEKDQICDFLYSRVQDREREALACLHHTFRAFHSVAFPSCGPCLEQPDEERSARLKAVLSHYFEEEGGEGPRGTEAEQGPEPGLARLQDWEDQTRRDIRHLLSSWPEQQFSGRAVARIFHGIGSPCYPAQVYGRDRRFWRKYLHLSFHALAHLATEEILLWGR
- the RECQL4 gene encoding ATP-dependent DNA helicase Q4 isoform X3, giving the protein MLSSGLPAAGAALIAPEEVSEVPPQALKPQLRPGRLQQLRASLSLRLNSLDPGWLQRCHNEAPDFQGAPEACHPGLDTDLSQPLTLSVPSVGPSTGPEAPLPAPEAPTLQAVRVSAGSPQPSNTRGKKRRRSEEPGGSPAQAQQDSSQPELPPEGAGATAHAEGCLGEPVQAQLPSIPAAPRPAIQDRGNYVRLNLKQKRYARGPALRGRLLRKQVWKQKWQKKGERFGGGKLRATVKDSCFWCGQLGHWASQCTHPEPTLASQKEGGEDEGDTQTLPTLEEVAQQPGTAYCQLPAGKEDTEPAGPELLAPTQQPVPRAPSPPPTMPPLYLREPSGQVAETPAEVFQALEQLGYQAFRPGQEQAVMRILSGMSTLLVLPTGAGKSLCYQLPALLYARRSPCLTLVISPLLSLMDDQVSGLPPGLKATCIHSGMTRKQRDTALRKVRAAQVHVLMLSPEALAGAGEGGPACLTQLPPVAFACIDEAHCLSQWSHNFRPCYLRVCKVLRERMGVHCFLGLTATATRSTARDVAWHLGVAEEAVLRGPVTIPANLHLSVSMDRDPDQALVTLLQSERFRALDSVIVYCNRREDTERVAALLRTCLREAWAPGPGGRAPEAVAEAYHAGMCSRERRRVQRAFMEGQLRVVVATVAFGMGLDRPDVRAVLHLGLPPSFESYVQAVGRAGRDGQPAHCHLFLQAQGEDLRELRRHVHAKTTDFCAVKKLVQRAFPPCTCSHTQRSPEEEGDHSQERGLARAPVTMCPREAEQPSSEHTARCPGHKRALPVQPTVQALDMPEEAIETLLCYLELHPQHWLELLAPTYAHCHLRCPGGPTQLQALTHRCPPLAVCLAQQPPENTGQGSSSVEFDVVQLADSMGWELVPVRRALHQLQWDPEPKTGAPRGTGVLVEFRELAFHLHSPGDLTAQEKDQICDFLYSRVQDREREALACLHHTFRAFHSVAFPSCGPCLEQPDEERSARLKAVLSHYFEEEGGEGPRGTEAEQGPEPGLARLQDWEDQTRRDIRHLLSSWPEQQFSGRAVARIFHGIGSPCYPAQVYGRDRRFWRKYLHLSFHALAHLATEEILLWGR
- the RECQL4 gene encoding ATP-dependent DNA helicase Q4 isoform X1, which translates into the protein MERLRDVRARLQAWERAFRRRRGRRPGQEDVEAAPEETRALYREYRALKEALGQASGVRPEQSLPAVAEKALEPSCWGSHLNRAATQSPHPTPGPSPQASVQDYGKRLKANLKGALQAGPALGHTRRPPRRPSSKMLSSGLPAAGAALIAPEEVSEVPPQALKPQLRPGRLQQLRASLSLRLNSLDPGWLQRCHNEAPDFQGAPEACHPGLDTDLSQPLTLSVPSVGPSTGPEAPLPAPEAPTLQAVRVSAGSPQPSNTRGKKRRRSEEPGGSPAQAQQDSSQPELPPEGAGATAHAEGCLGEPVQAQLPSIPAAPRPAIQDRGNYVRLNLKQKRYARGPALRGRLLRKQVWKQKWQKKGERFGGGKLRATVKDSCFWCGQLGHWASQCTHPEPTLASQKEGGEDEGDTQTLPTLEEVAQQPGTAYCQLPAGKEDTEPAGPELLAPTQQPVPRAPSPPPTMPPLYLREPSGQVAETPAEVFQALEQLGYQAFRPGQEQAVMRILSGMSTLLVLPTGAGKSLCYQLPALLYARRSPCLTLVISPLLSLMDDQVSGLPPGLKATCIHSGMTRKQRDTALRKVRAAQVHVLMLSPEALAGAGEGGPACLTQLPPVAFACIDEAHCLSQWSHNFRPCYLRVCKVLRERMGVHCFLGLTATATRSTARDVAWHLGVAEEAVLRGPVTIPANLHLSVSMDRDPDQALVTLLQSERFRALDSVIVYCNRREDTERVAALLRTCLREAWAPGPGGRAPEAVAEAYHAGMCSRERRRVQRAFMEGQLRVVVATVAFGMGLDRPDVRAVLHLGLPPSFESYVQAVGRAGRDGQPAHCHLFLQAQGEDLRELRRHVHAKTTDFCAVKKLVQRAFPPCTCSHTQRSPEEEGDHSQERGLARAPVTMCPREAEQPSSEHTARCPGHKRALPVQPTVQALDMPEEAIETLLCYLELHPQHWLELLAPTYAHCHLRCPGGPTQLQALTHRCPPLAVCLAQQPPENTGQGSSSVEFDVVQLADSMGWELVPVRRALHQLQWDPEPKTGAPRGTGVLVEFRELAFHLHSPGDLTAQEKDQICDFLYSRVQDREREALACLHHTFRAFHSVAFPSCGPCLEQPDEERSARLKAVLSHYFEEEGGEGPRGTEAEQGPEPGLARLQDWEDQTRRDIRHLLSSWPEQQFSGRAVARIFHGIGSPCYPAQVYGRDRRFWRKYLHLSFHALAHLATEEILLWGR